The Gemmatimonas phototrophica region GGGGCGCCGCGGAGAGAAGCGCTGCACCCGTTCGATCGGGGTGATGCGTTTGGCGAAGCTGTCAATCCAGCCAAAGCAGAGGGCTTCCTCGACGGCATCGAGGTAGTCCACCGTGGGCACGTCGGCCCGGTCATCGGCCACCAGCCAGATGTCGCGCTTGTCGGCGTGGTGCGTGAAGTGAACCGGCCTTCGGGCGTTGCTACCGTACGATCTAGTGACGTGTGACTACCGGTAACGGCGCATCCTGGAAAACACGGTGGTGTCGTGGGCGGGGAGCACCAGGGTGCCAGTGGTATCGAGCGCGGTGAGGGTCCGCTGCGTGGCCCGTGCGGCGCTGCGATTGGTTGCCACGCCTGTCACACCACCGCGGGCCGATTGTGCGAGGTCGAAGGTGGCATCGCCAGCCAGCAGAATGCGCTTGTCACCATCTTCGATGACCACGCCCACATGGCCCGGCGTATGGCCGGGGACCGAAATCACCCGCACGCGCCCGTCGGTGGTCAGGGCTCGGCCTCCGGTCAACGCCGTGGAGAAGGGCGTCGCCGCTACGGTGTCCGGTGCAAAGTTCGTCGGCCACCGGCACGTGAAGCTGCCGCGATGTTTGGGCCAGTTCCCGGCGCCGGTGAGCACGGGGCGGTCCAGAAAGCGGTGCAGGCCGGCCGTGTGATCGGCGTGGAAGTGGGTAATGACCACCTGCTTTACCTGGTCTGCCCGCAATCCAACCGCGGCCAGTCGTGCGTCGAGATCGTCACCGGCGGGCACATCAAAGCGCAGATTCTTGCGATAGAAAAGCCCGGTGCGTTTGTCGCAGGCCCAGTATGGTTTTTGCGCGAAGGCGGAATCAGCGCCGGTATCTACCAGGATCAGGCCCTCGGGATGCTCGATGGCATAGACGACAATGGGCATCCAGGGCGTCCAGGAGCGGCCCAGGAAAATGGCCGGAATAGCCACGAAGGCCGGGGCATCGAACTCGCGGTGCGCGCCTTTGACCCCCACCCATCCCACCCGTAGCGCATGCACGGCAATGCGGCCGTCGGCCGTGCGCACCGTGGCCATGGGAAGGGGTTCCGGTTGGCTGGGCACGGCAGGCGGGGCGGTCTGGGACGGGAAACAGGCACTGAGCAGGAGCAGACTGCTCGCGAGGAGCGAGACGGAGCGAATTGGCATGGGACACCCGCGAAAGAGGTAGTAAATAACACTGTTATTGAGTACAATAACAGT contains the following coding sequences:
- a CDS encoding MBL fold metallo-hydrolase encodes the protein MPIRSVSLLASSLLLLSACFPSQTAPPAVPSQPEPLPMATVRTADGRIAVHALRVGWVGVKGAHREFDAPAFVAIPAIFLGRSWTPWMPIVVYAIEHPEGLILVDTGADSAFAQKPYWACDKRTGLFYRKNLRFDVPAGDDLDARLAAVGLRADQVKQVVITHFHADHTAGLHRFLDRPVLTGAGNWPKHRGSFTCRWPTNFAPDTVAATPFSTALTGGRALTTDGRVRVISVPGHTPGHVGVVIEDGDKRILLAGDATFDLAQSARGGVTGVATNRSAARATQRTLTALDTTGTLVLPAHDTTVFSRMRRYR